Proteins co-encoded in one Streptomyces sp. NBC_01283 genomic window:
- a CDS encoding toxin Doc yields the protein MVLHIDVSWLLDIQETALDDDDVSVADYSALVAAVARHKTRMPTLEASDPDAAWRAAALLHTIVQLEPLPHRNSLFAVFVAAQYMDQSGEGIDPPYGALSDLVRKVRETRVSVYTVAQALRTWKV from the coding sequence ATGGTCCTACACATCGACGTCTCCTGGCTGCTCGACATCCAGGAGACCGCCCTGGATGACGACGACGTCTCCGTGGCCGACTACTCCGCGCTCGTCGCAGCCGTCGCACGGCACAAGACGCGGATGCCGACCCTGGAGGCATCCGACCCCGACGCCGCCTGGCGCGCCGCAGCGCTCCTGCACACCATCGTGCAGCTGGAGCCGCTGCCGCACCGCAACAGCCTCTTCGCGGTCTTCGTCGCCGCCCAATACATGGACCAGTCAGGCGAGGGCATCGACCCGCCCTACGGCGCTCTGTCCGACCTGGTCCGCAAGGTCCGCGAAACCAGAGTGAGCGTGTACACCGTGGCCCAGGCACTGCGCACCTGGAAAGTCTGA